The Lysinibacillus pakistanensis genome includes a window with the following:
- a CDS encoding CPBP family intramembrane glutamic endopeptidase translates to MTNSQKVNKHKKTALYVLLIYILMQISGKWLIEPFHKLVMSTTGLASAQAAPLTQGWYIALSFAIALILSLFLTSRDKTFWDIYQGKKETIPLSIMWGIIGFFLVFIGQMIGVAIEMAVFGIQGGSQNTADIVAIAKGAPIAILAIVVFGPILEEFIFRRVIFGSLVQTTNFWIAAIVSAIFFALIHRDFSHILLYTICGLIFAFLYHKTKRIWTSIIAHVMLNGFVTLVQVYAEQLQKLLDELQKMQ, encoded by the coding sequence GTGACTAATTCTCAAAAAGTAAATAAACATAAAAAAACAGCCCTATATGTTTTATTGATTTATATTCTCATGCAAATATCAGGCAAATGGCTGATAGAACCGTTTCACAAGCTTGTTATGAGTACTACTGGTTTAGCTAGTGCACAAGCCGCTCCACTTACACAAGGCTGGTATATTGCACTAAGCTTTGCCATTGCATTAATCCTTAGCTTATTCCTAACATCCCGCGATAAAACGTTTTGGGATATTTATCAGGGAAAGAAAGAAACTATACCGCTATCAATTATGTGGGGAATTATTGGTTTTTTCTTAGTTTTCATCGGCCAAATGATTGGTGTAGCTATCGAAATGGCTGTATTTGGTATCCAAGGTGGTTCGCAAAACACGGCTGATATTGTAGCTATTGCTAAAGGTGCTCCCATTGCAATATTAGCGATTGTCGTATTTGGACCTATATTAGAAGAGTTCATCTTCCGCCGTGTTATTTTTGGATCGCTTGTCCAAACAACGAATTTCTGGATAGCAGCAATAGTAAGTGCCATTTTCTTTGCTCTTATTCATAGGGACTTCTCACATATCTTGCTTTATACAATTTGTGGATTAATTTTTGCCTTCTTATACCACAAGACAAAACGCATTTGGACGTCCATTATCGCCCATGTCATGCTGAATGGTTTTGTGACACTTGTACAAGTGTATGCAGAACAGTTACAAAAGTTGCTTGATGAACTACAAAAAATGCAATAA
- a CDS encoding ABC transporter ATP-binding protein, whose product MELIAKEMEVKIGKKEIVKNVSIHVKKQQFVGLIGPNGCGKSTLLKSIYKSISPQKGMVFLDDLDVLKSPEKKISQHLGVVGQFNEMHFDLTVHQMVLLGRTPHKKMLESDTKHDYGIVEEALKRTNLQDYKDRSYLSLSGGEKQRVILARTIAQQPKFMILDEPTNHLDIRYQIEILSCVKELNIGVLAALHDLEMAAHYCDYLYAVKDGEIYAHGTPEEVLTPDTIEALYQIKCQTFTNPVTNGLSFAYGF is encoded by the coding sequence ATGGAATTAATTGCTAAGGAAATGGAAGTCAAGATAGGCAAAAAAGAAATTGTTAAAAACGTTTCTATTCATGTAAAAAAGCAACAATTTGTGGGCTTAATCGGACCAAATGGATGCGGAAAGTCAACTTTACTGAAAAGTATCTATAAAAGCATTTCACCACAAAAGGGAATGGTCTTTTTAGACGATTTAGATGTTTTAAAAAGTCCAGAGAAAAAGATTTCTCAGCACTTAGGTGTAGTAGGGCAATTTAATGAAATGCATTTTGATTTAACTGTGCATCAGATGGTGCTATTAGGCAGAACTCCGCATAAGAAAATGTTAGAGTCAGACACGAAGCATGATTATGGAATTGTTGAGGAAGCGCTGAAACGTACAAATTTGCAAGATTATAAGGATCGCAGTTATCTATCGTTATCAGGTGGGGAAAAGCAAAGGGTTATTTTAGCAAGAACGATTGCACAGCAACCTAAATTTATGATATTGGATGAACCGACCAATCATTTAGATATCCGCTATCAAATTGAAATTTTATCCTGTGTGAAGGAATTAAATATAGGCGTTCTTGCAGCTCTTCATGATTTAGAGATGGCAGCACATTATTGTGACTATCTTTACGCAGTGAAAGATGGTGAAATTTATGCGCATGGCACACCAGAGGAAGTTTTAACACCTGATACAATAGAAGCTTTATATCAAATAAAGTGCCAAACATTTACTAATCCAGTGACGAATGGATTAAGCTTTGCATATGGATTTTAG
- the tatC gene encoding twin-arginine translocase subunit TatC — protein MNPKDLTVIEHIEELRKRLFIVAVFFVLAMIAGFFVAKPIVKYLQITGESYNIELHSFDVVTPLSIYIQVIFLISFIVSSPILMYQLWAFISPGLRDIERKATLKYIPYSFLLFLAGLSFSFFYFFPYVLKFMMSLSNELEVLPTIGIKEYFSFLFRLTIPFGFLFQLPVVVLFFSRIGMLSPEILVRFRKYSYFGLFVCAAIIAPPELASHLMVSVPLFVLYEISIMISRIGYKKYLKSEEMRLKEEQEAEQKRQIEEALELQRKQIEELNNQ, from the coding sequence ATGAATCCAAAAGATCTAACTGTTATTGAACATATAGAAGAATTAAGAAAGCGGCTTTTCATTGTTGCCGTTTTCTTTGTTCTTGCTATGATTGCTGGCTTTTTTGTTGCAAAGCCAATTGTTAAATATCTTCAAATTACTGGGGAATCCTATAATATAGAACTCCATTCATTTGATGTAGTGACACCACTTTCAATTTATATCCAAGTTATTTTTTTAATATCATTTATTGTTTCATCGCCGATATTGATGTACCAATTGTGGGCATTTATAAGTCCAGGACTAAGGGACATAGAACGAAAAGCAACCTTAAAGTATATTCCGTATTCGTTTTTATTGTTTTTAGCAGGGTTGTCCTTTTCTTTCTTTTACTTCTTTCCTTATGTCCTAAAATTTATGATGAGTTTATCGAATGAATTAGAGGTACTGCCGACAATTGGCATAAAGGAGTATTTTTCATTTTTATTTAGACTTACAATACCATTTGGTTTCCTTTTCCAATTACCGGTAGTAGTCCTATTCTTTTCACGTATCGGAATGCTATCACCTGAAATACTAGTTCGTTTTAGAAAGTATTCCTATTTTGGTTTGTTTGTATGTGCTGCCATAATCGCTCCACCTGAGCTGGCTTCACATTTAATGGTTTCAGTACCTTTGTTTGTTCTTTATGAAATTAGTATTATGATTTCGCGTATTGGCTATAAAAAATATTTGAAATCAGAGGAAATGCGATTGAAAGAGGAGCAGGAAGCTGAGCAAAAGCGGCAGATTGAAGAGGCACTTGAGTTACAACGGAAACAAATTGAAGAATTAAATAATCAATAA
- the groL gene encoding chaperonin GroEL (60 kDa chaperone family; promotes refolding of misfolded polypeptides especially under stressful conditions; forms two stacked rings of heptamers to form a barrel-shaped 14mer; ends can be capped by GroES; misfolded proteins enter the barrel where they are refolded when GroES binds) yields MAKDIKFSEEARSLMLQGVDKLANAVKITLGPKGRNVVLEKKFGSPLITNDGVTIAKEIELENPYENMGAKLVAEVASKTNEIAGDGTTTATVLAQAIIREGLKNVTAGANPVGIRKGIDKAVAAALTELHAISRPVSHKDEIAQVAAISAADDEVGQLIAEAMERVGNDGVITIEESKGFTTELDVVEGMQFDRGYASHYMVTDTDKMEAVLDNPYILITDKKITNIQEVLPLLEQVVQQGRPLLIIAEDVEGEALATLVVNKLRGTFNAVAVKAPGFGDRRKAMLEDIAILTGGQVITEELGLDLKTADITSLGRAAKVVVTKDNTTIVEGVGGADAIEGRIGQIRAQLAETTSEFDKEKLQERLAKLAGGVAVIKVGAATETELKERKLRIEDALNSTRAAVEEGIVSGGGTALLNVYAAVEKVAEAEEGDVATGVKIVLRALEEPVRQIANNAGLEGSIIVDRLKREEIGVGFNAATGEWVNMIEAGVVDPAKVTRSALQNAASVAALFLTTEAVVADIPEPAAPGMPDMGGMGMPGMM; encoded by the coding sequence ATGGCAAAAGATATTAAATTCTCAGAAGAAGCTCGTTCATTAATGTTACAAGGTGTAGATAAATTAGCAAACGCAGTTAAAATTACATTAGGGCCAAAAGGGCGCAATGTCGTTTTAGAAAAAAAATTCGGTTCACCGCTTATTACTAATGACGGTGTAACAATTGCAAAAGAAATTGAACTAGAAAACCCATACGAAAACATGGGTGCAAAATTAGTAGCAGAAGTTGCTTCTAAAACAAATGAAATCGCAGGTGATGGTACAACTACTGCGACAGTTTTGGCACAAGCAATTATTCGTGAAGGCTTGAAAAACGTGACGGCTGGTGCAAACCCTGTTGGTATTCGTAAAGGGATTGATAAAGCAGTTGCTGCTGCACTGACAGAATTACATGCAATTTCTCGTCCAGTAAGCCATAAAGATGAAATTGCACAGGTTGCTGCCATCTCTGCTGCTGATGATGAAGTTGGACAACTTATTGCTGAAGCAATGGAGCGTGTTGGTAACGATGGTGTTATCACAATTGAAGAATCTAAAGGCTTCACAACAGAGCTTGACGTAGTAGAAGGTATGCAGTTTGACCGTGGCTACGCTTCACACTATATGGTAACTGATACAGATAAAATGGAAGCGGTTCTTGATAATCCATACATTTTAATTACAGATAAAAAAATTACTAACATTCAAGAAGTATTACCATTATTAGAACAAGTGGTACAACAAGGCCGTCCACTTTTAATCATTGCTGAAGATGTTGAAGGGGAAGCTCTTGCAACACTTGTAGTAAACAAACTTCGCGGAACATTCAATGCTGTAGCGGTTAAAGCACCAGGATTTGGTGACCGTCGTAAAGCAATGCTTGAAGATATCGCCATTTTAACAGGTGGTCAAGTCATTACAGAAGAATTAGGCTTAGACCTTAAAACAGCTGATATTACATCACTTGGTCGCGCTGCGAAAGTGGTTGTAACAAAAGACAATACAACAATCGTAGAAGGTGTTGGCGGTGCAGATGCAATTGAAGGCCGCATTGGTCAAATCCGTGCTCAGCTTGCTGAAACAACTTCAGAGTTCGATAAAGAAAAATTACAAGAACGCCTTGCAAAATTAGCAGGTGGTGTAGCAGTCATCAAAGTTGGTGCTGCAACAGAAACTGAGTTAAAAGAACGTAAACTTCGTATTGAAGATGCACTTAACTCAACTCGTGCAGCTGTTGAAGAAGGTATCGTATCAGGTGGTGGTACTGCACTTCTTAACGTGTATGCTGCTGTTGAAAAAGTTGCAGAGGCAGAAGAGGGCGATGTAGCAACAGGTGTGAAAATTGTTCTACGTGCCTTAGAAGAGCCAGTTCGCCAAATCGCGAACAACGCTGGTCTTGAAGGCTCAATCATCGTGGACCGCCTAAAACGTGAAGAAATCGGTGTAGGCTTCAACGCAGCAACAGGTGAATGGGTGAATATGATTGAAGCGGGCGTAGTAGACCCAGCGAAAGTAACGCGCTCAGCTCTACAAAACGCAGCATCTGTAGCAGCACTATTCTTAACAACAGAAGCAGTTGTAGCAGATATTCCAGAACCAGCAGCTCCAGGAATGCCTGATATGGGCGGTATGGGTATGCCTGGCATGATGTAA
- the groES gene encoding co-chaperone GroES, with amino-acid sequence MLRPLGDRIVIELIEVEEKSAFGIVLPDSAKEKPQEGKVVAVGTGRVLENGQRVELDVKVDDRIIFSKYAGTEVKYEGNEYLILRESDILAIIE; translated from the coding sequence TTGTTAAGACCACTAGGAGATCGTATTGTAATTGAATTAATCGAGGTAGAAGAAAAATCTGCATTCGGTATTGTACTGCCAGACTCTGCAAAAGAAAAGCCACAAGAGGGTAAAGTTGTAGCAGTTGGGACAGGTCGTGTGTTAGAAAACGGACAACGTGTAGAGCTTGACGTTAAAGTTGACGACCGCATTATTTTCTCAAAATACGCTGGTACAGAGGTTAAGTATGAGGGTAATGAATACCTAATCTTACGCGAAAGCGATATTCTTGCAATTATTGAATAA
- a CDS encoding redox-sensing transcriptional repressor Rex — MKQELKIPQATTKRLPLYYRFIQNFAHEGMERISSKELSEAMKIDSATIRRDFSYFGALGKKGYGYDVQHLLKFFSQTLDQHETTKVALIGVGNLGSALLKYNFQKNHNTHIVVAFDSKAPKDGKMISNIPVFHPDLLEEKYAEYGAELAILTVSPRSAQKMADRLAAMNAKGILNFTPERITVPDKMQLLTIDLSVELQALIYLIRNQEE, encoded by the coding sequence TTGAAACAAGAACTAAAAATTCCACAAGCCACTACTAAAAGACTTCCTCTTTACTATCGATTTATCCAAAACTTTGCGCACGAAGGCATGGAACGAATTTCATCGAAGGAGCTAAGTGAGGCGATGAAAATAGATTCAGCAACCATTCGCCGTGACTTTTCTTATTTTGGTGCGCTTGGGAAAAAAGGATATGGCTATGATGTTCAACATTTATTAAAATTTTTTAGTCAGACGCTAGATCAACATGAAACGACAAAAGTAGCGTTAATCGGTGTAGGGAATTTAGGTAGTGCTCTATTAAAATATAATTTTCAAAAGAACCATAATACACATATCGTTGTAGCATTCGATTCTAAAGCTCCAAAGGATGGCAAAATGATTAGTAATATCCCCGTTTTTCACCCTGATCTATTGGAGGAAAAATATGCAGAATATGGCGCAGAGCTAGCCATTTTAACAGTTTCACCACGCTCAGCACAAAAGATGGCTGATCGTCTAGCAGCCATGAATGCTAAGGGAATCTTAAATTTTACCCCAGAGCGCATTACTGTCCCAGATAAAATGCAACTCTTAACAATAGATTTGTCTGTCGAATTACAGGCACTTATTTATTTAATTCGTAATCAGGAAGAGTGA
- a CDS encoding twin-arginine translocase TatA/TatE family subunit has protein sequence MGPIGPMSLIIIGVVALLIFGPKKLPELGKAFGSTLREFKNATKGLADDEDDDKKKKELDK, from the coding sequence ATGGGTCCAATAGGTCCAATGAGCCTCATTATTATCGGAGTTGTCGCGTTACTAATTTTTGGCCCTAAGAAATTACCAGAGCTTGGTAAGGCATTCGGTTCAACACTACGTGAATTCAAAAATGCTACTAAAGGTTTAGCGGACGATGAAGATGATGATAAGAAAAAGAAAGAACTAGATAAGTAA
- a CDS encoding ABC-F family ATP-binding cassette domain-containing protein — protein sequence MIVLQVNQLYKSFLADEILSGVKLEVQHRDRVALVGRNGAGKSTLLKIIAGQMSYDAGDIIIPKGIQIGYLEQHAGLNSTLSIWDEMLTIFEPLLAQEKTLRSLEQKMADPAVYEDTILYAKIMSEYDQLQHNFKDAGGYQYESDIRSVLHGMQFYPEDYEKSIRSLSGGQRTRLALAKLLLSKPDLLILDEPTNHLDIETLSWLESYLKGYEGAILIVSHDRYFLDQVVSIVYEVSRHRVTKYTGNYSAYLDEKAKNYERDMKMFERQQDEKAKLEEFIQKNIARASTTKMAQSRRKMLERTEWMESPDGDEKSASFGFTIDRQSGNDVLSVDDLTIGYNAKKISSGIHLRTYREDRIALVGPNGVGKSTLLKTIVKDLSPLSGEIRYGTNVQIGYYDQEQAKLTSNKSVLKELWDEWPLMNEKDIRTVLGRFLFSGEDVDKAVSSLSGGEKARLALAKLMMQKANFLILDEPTNHLDLDSKEVLENALIDYPGTLLFVSHDRYFINRIATKVVELSGDGSFEYLGDYDYYLEKKQELLELAQMKVATPSQGQTDVTEKVSTSKIDKEAKKRERQIRRTIEELEDKMQKVIAEITHLEAELCDPEIFTNHEKILQLQEELSTAKEQHELFELEWLELNEELENIIV from the coding sequence ATGATTGTTTTACAGGTCAATCAACTATATAAATCCTTCCTTGCAGATGAAATATTAAGTGGCGTTAAGTTAGAAGTTCAACATCGTGATCGCGTTGCATTAGTGGGACGAAATGGCGCAGGTAAGTCTACTCTACTAAAAATAATTGCTGGTCAAATGTCATATGATGCGGGCGATATTATTATTCCTAAGGGCATACAAATCGGCTATTTAGAGCAGCACGCTGGATTAAACTCAACCTTGTCGATTTGGGATGAAATGCTAACCATTTTTGAACCGCTTTTAGCACAAGAAAAGACCCTTCGCTCACTAGAACAAAAAATGGCTGATCCAGCAGTTTATGAAGATACTATTTTATATGCCAAAATAATGTCTGAGTACGATCAATTACAGCATAATTTTAAGGATGCAGGTGGCTATCAATATGAATCTGATATCCGTTCAGTGCTTCATGGCATGCAGTTTTATCCTGAGGATTACGAAAAATCCATTCGCTCATTATCAGGAGGACAACGAACTCGTTTAGCACTTGCTAAGCTTCTCTTAAGTAAACCAGATCTTTTAATACTAGATGAGCCTACAAACCATTTAGATATCGAAACGTTATCCTGGCTGGAATCTTATTTAAAAGGCTATGAAGGCGCGATTCTTATTGTTTCCCACGATCGCTATTTCTTAGATCAAGTTGTATCGATTGTCTATGAAGTTTCACGTCATCGTGTAACAAAATATACAGGCAATTATAGTGCTTATTTGGATGAAAAAGCAAAAAATTATGAGCGAGACATGAAAATGTTCGAACGCCAACAGGATGAAAAAGCCAAGCTTGAAGAATTTATTCAAAAAAATATTGCGCGTGCTTCTACGACAAAGATGGCACAAAGTCGTCGTAAGATGTTAGAACGAACAGAATGGATGGAATCTCCTGATGGCGATGAAAAATCGGCAAGCTTTGGTTTCACAATCGATCGTCAAAGTGGAAATGATGTATTATCTGTGGATGATTTAACAATAGGTTATAATGCCAAAAAAATATCAAGTGGCATTCATTTGCGTACCTATAGAGAAGATAGAATTGCGCTTGTTGGGCCAAACGGCGTAGGTAAATCCACTCTATTAAAAACCATTGTAAAAGATTTATCTCCACTCTCTGGAGAAATTCGTTATGGAACAAATGTTCAAATTGGTTACTATGATCAGGAGCAGGCAAAGCTCACAAGCAATAAAAGTGTTTTAAAAGAGCTTTGGGACGAATGGCCATTAATGAATGAAAAGGATATTCGGACTGTTCTAGGCCGCTTCCTATTTAGTGGTGAGGATGTAGATAAAGCTGTGTCCTCTTTATCTGGCGGTGAAAAGGCTAGGCTTGCTCTTGCTAAATTAATGATGCAAAAGGCAAATTTCTTAATTTTAGATGAACCTACTAACCATCTAGACTTAGATAGCAAAGAGGTCTTAGAAAATGCGTTGATTGATTATCCTGGAACATTATTATTTGTATCACATGACAGATATTTTATTAATCGAATTGCTACGAAAGTAGTTGAGCTATCTGGTGATGGTTCCTTCGAGTACTTAGGTGACTATGATTACTATCTAGAAAAGAAACAGGAACTATTAGAACTCGCACAAATGAAGGTAGCTACTCCATCTCAGGGTCAAACAGATGTAACAGAAAAAGTCTCAACCTCTAAAATTGATAAAGAGGCAAAAAAACGAGAACGTCAAATAAGGCGTACGATTGAAGAACTGGAAGATAAAATGCAAAAGGTAATTGCAGAAATAACCCATTTAGAAGCTGAACTTTGTGATCCAGAAATTTTCACAAACCATGAGAAAATCTTACAGCTTCAAGAGGAATTATCCACTGCTAAAGAACAACATGAGCTTTTTGAGTTAGAATGGCTCGAACTTAATGAAGAACTTGAAAATATCATTGTCTAG
- a CDS encoding FecCD family ABC transporter permease: MDKQDAKRIGIGNMYYVMILLIIGAILLSAVLSVSIGQVSIPFKQSMDILLHTITNGKLGSLDHIQNQSYLNIILQVRMPRVVFALLIGIGLALCGVVMQAIVQNPLADPYILGISSGATLGATFAILIGFGGSAFLAQFGVAFGAFAGAMLTSMAVLLLSSIGGKATSIKLVLSGVVIGALCSSFSSLMIFFAKNTDAIKAVTFWSMGSLATASWDKTPILTVVVVIGAALFLFQHRILNTMLLGDESAITLGINLSIYRKLYMILTSLIAGTMVAYAGMIGFVGLIIPHITRGIFGADHKRLMLGTLLLGGLFMIWADILSRTLIQNVELPIGIITSVIGSPLFIYMIVKKGYNFGG; this comes from the coding sequence TTGGATAAACAGGATGCTAAGAGAATAGGCATAGGTAACATGTATTATGTCATGATCTTACTTATCATTGGAGCAATTTTATTATCTGCTGTGTTATCCGTATCAATAGGGCAGGTTAGTATTCCGTTCAAGCAATCTATGGATATTCTTTTACATACGATTACCAATGGAAAGTTAGGGTCACTTGATCATATTCAAAATCAATCGTATTTAAATATTATTTTGCAGGTAAGAATGCCTCGTGTGGTTTTTGCCTTATTGATTGGTATTGGACTTGCCTTATGTGGGGTGGTCATGCAGGCGATTGTTCAAAATCCGCTTGCTGATCCATATATTTTGGGCATTTCTTCAGGTGCAACATTGGGTGCAACCTTCGCTATTCTAATTGGCTTTGGTGGTAGTGCGTTCTTAGCTCAGTTTGGTGTAGCTTTTGGCGCTTTTGCAGGTGCAATGTTGACATCGATGGCCGTTCTTCTTTTATCAAGTATTGGTGGTAAAGCAACCTCCATTAAACTCGTGTTATCAGGGGTTGTGATAGGTGCGCTATGTAGTTCGTTCTCAAGCCTTATGATATTTTTTGCTAAAAATACGGATGCCATTAAAGCTGTTACATTTTGGTCAATGGGGAGTCTCGCCACTGCTAGCTGGGACAAGACACCAATCTTAACAGTTGTCGTTGTGATAGGTGCTGCGTTATTTCTTTTCCAACACCGTATATTAAATACAATGCTATTAGGTGATGAATCAGCTATTACATTAGGAATCAATTTAAGTATTTATCGAAAGTTATATATGATTCTTACTTCTTTAATAGCAGGAACTATGGTTGCCTATGCGGGAATGATTGGCTTTGTTGGTTTAATTATTCCTCATATTACAAGGGGTATTTTTGGTGCAGATCATAAACGCTTAATGTTGGGGACGTTACTGTTAGGAGGATTATTTATGATCTGGGCAGATATCTTATCTAGAACTTTAATCCAAAATGTTGAATTACCTATAGGAATCATTACCTCTGTCATTGGATCACCATTATTTATCTACATGATTGTAAAAAAAGGTTACAACTTCGGAGGGTAG
- a CDS encoding IS1182 family transposase, whose protein sequence is MYVTYSRREIEENRKFYEMMYDPSHQLVKMDQVMDWNFVSKQLEVFYPYSIGRPTKDPIMLVKILLIQYLEGFRSVRFTCKQVKQHATYRWFLGISPTEKIPDHSTISKFLSQRLQGVAFWEELFQHCLLSIHDEGFIANETWVADETELKANANKRVRNVQIEEKIIEEKEDDLTLINEHRARHGKKLLMTKEPKVEEKRTNSSPVDPEARLSVKHDERGRFAYFEHRIVDSLHNFIIATDVTAANVPGHRKLVGQVDQLKQLFGQYAKEIALDSGYYNAPLARRLFERKFFVYMSYRRFATKDHPNCRRYQFKQVNEDLYACPCGVPFYYKTTNRQGYHEFKPPKGSCQFCPFVKRENEDRVLRISIHQEIYNQLRGQRLSYRGKILRSVRPATVELSFAHSKELHGLRYARYRGVQKVKRQVLMTAIIQNLKKWTKLRSLKQIGLHLTHEIIEESV, encoded by the coding sequence ATGTACGTTACATACTCCAGAAGAGAGATTGAAGAGAATCGAAAGTTCTACGAGATGATGTACGACCCCTCGCATCAGTTAGTGAAGATGGATCAAGTGATGGACTGGAATTTTGTATCGAAACAATTGGAAGTTTTTTATCCATACAGTATTGGTCGCCCAACAAAAGATCCGATCATGTTGGTGAAAATCTTATTGATTCAGTATTTAGAAGGCTTTCGTTCAGTTCGTTTTACGTGTAAGCAAGTGAAGCAACACGCAACGTATCGCTGGTTTTTAGGCATTTCTCCTACAGAAAAAATTCCAGATCACTCAACCATCTCTAAGTTTCTTTCGCAACGTCTGCAGGGTGTGGCGTTTTGGGAGGAACTTTTTCAACATTGTCTTCTTTCCATTCACGATGAAGGATTTATTGCGAACGAAACATGGGTGGCAGATGAAACGGAATTAAAAGCGAATGCCAATAAACGGGTGCGTAACGTACAGATTGAAGAGAAAATCATAGAAGAAAAAGAGGATGATTTAACGCTTATTAATGAACACCGTGCGCGTCATGGGAAGAAACTTCTTATGACAAAAGAGCCAAAGGTAGAAGAAAAGCGAACAAATAGTAGCCCTGTGGATCCGGAAGCACGTTTGTCTGTTAAACATGATGAACGTGGGCGCTTTGCGTATTTTGAGCACCGTATTGTGGATTCGTTACATAACTTTATCATTGCGACAGATGTCACAGCTGCGAATGTACCAGGGCATCGTAAATTAGTAGGACAAGTGGATCAATTAAAGCAATTATTTGGGCAATACGCGAAGGAAATAGCGCTCGACTCAGGTTACTACAATGCCCCTCTTGCCCGAAGATTGTTTGAAAGGAAATTCTTCGTTTATATGTCTTATCGACGATTCGCAACGAAGGACCACCCGAATTGTCGCCGTTATCAGTTTAAACAGGTGAATGAGGATCTCTATGCCTGTCCATGTGGTGTACCATTTTATTATAAAACAACGAATCGACAGGGCTATCACGAATTCAAACCACCAAAAGGAAGTTGTCAATTCTGCCCTTTTGTAAAAAGGGAAAACGAAGACCGTGTGTTACGAATTTCGATTCACCAAGAAATTTATAATCAATTACGAGGGCAACGCTTGTCGTATCGGGGGAAAATCCTTCGTTCTGTACGTCCAGCCACTGTCGAACTTAGCTTCGCACATAGTAAAGAACTCCACGGTTTACGCTATGCGCGTTACCGTGGAGTCCAAAAAGTAAAAAGACAAGTTTTGATGACAGCCATCATACAAAACTTGAAAAAGTGGACCAAACTCCGCTCACTCAAGCAAATTGGTCTACACCTAACACATGAAATTATAGAAGAATCTGTTTAA